In a genomic window of Paramicrobacterium chengjingii:
- the pyrE gene encoding orotate phosphoribosyltransferase, with amino-acid sequence MTDARTQLIDHISAEAVFHGDFTLTSGKKATFYVDLRKVSLDHRVAPLIGQVMLDLIADVPDVFAVGGLTMGADPIAAAILHQGAVRGGDIDAFVVRKEPKDHGRGKQVEGPDLAGKRVIVVEDTSTTGGSPLKAIEALTKVGAEVAGVAVVVDRDTGAREAIEEAGYDYYAALTLNDLGLA; translated from the coding sequence GTGACTGACGCGCGAACTCAACTCATCGACCACATTTCGGCCGAGGCCGTGTTCCACGGTGACTTCACACTCACGAGCGGCAAGAAGGCGACGTTCTACGTCGACCTCCGCAAGGTGAGCCTCGACCATCGAGTTGCTCCGTTGATCGGGCAGGTCATGCTCGACCTCATCGCTGATGTCCCCGACGTGTTCGCCGTCGGGGGGCTCACAATGGGAGCAGACCCGATCGCCGCGGCGATCCTTCACCAGGGAGCCGTGCGCGGTGGCGACATTGACGCCTTCGTCGTGCGCAAAGAGCCGAAGGATCACGGGCGCGGCAAGCAGGTTGAGGGTCCAGACCTCGCGGGTAAGCGCGTGATCGTCGTTGAAGACACGTCGACGACGGGCGGTTCCCCGCTGAAGGCAATAGAAGCGCTCACGAAGGTGGGCGCAGAGGTCGCCGGTGTTGCCGTGGTAGTTGACCGCGACACCGGAGCACGTGAAGCTATCGAGGAGGCGGGGTATGACTATTACGCTGCCCTCACCCTGAACGATTTGGGATTGGCATAG